One Vicugna pacos chromosome X, VicPac4, whole genome shotgun sequence DNA window includes the following coding sequences:
- the LOC140691745 gene encoding melanoma-associated antigen 10-like encodes MSELRQAVEDLQDPRDAQGLVDVQQLEAEQEGAASPRYPCSSSVSSSYSAGAESLRQGAELSMMADLVSFLLLKYHRKQPTTRAEMLSILREYQDHFPAVFSQASECMQLVFGVDVKEVDPKEHLYILVPTLGLTCDGMQGGEQSMPKNGLLVILLGVIVLGGGGVPEEEVWGALGVMGVYPGREHFIYGEPRELITKAWVQEGYLEYRQVANSDPARHEFLWGPRAHAETSKLQVLEHLFRLNSEGPISFPSLSEEAVSNEEEGA; translated from the coding sequence ATGAGTGAGCTCCGCCAGGCTGTGGAAGACCTTCAGGACCCAAGAGACGCCCAGGGCCTGGTGGATGTGCAGCAGCTGGAGGCTGAGCAGGAGGGGGCCGCATCCCCCCGGTacccctgctcctcctcagtctcctcttcctactctgccGGTGCCGAGTCCCTGCGCCAAGGTGCAGAGCTTTCAATGATGGCTGACCTGGTGAGCTTCCTGCTCCTCAAGTATCACCGGAAGCAGCCGACCACCAGGGCAGAAATGCTGAGTATCCTCAGAGAataccaggaccacttccctgcggtcttcagccaggcctctgagtgcatgcagctggtctttggggtggatgtgaaggaggtggaccccAAGGAGCACTTGTacatcctggtccccaccctgggcctcacctgtgATGGGATGCAGGGTGGTGAGCAGAGCATGCCCAAGAACGGCCTCCTGGTGATACTTCTGGGTGTCAtcgtcctggggggagggggggtgcctgAGGAAGAGGTGTGGGGAGCACTCGGTGTCATGGGGGTGTATcctgggagggagcacttcatctacggggagcccagggagctgaTCACCAAagcgtgggtgcaggaggggtacctggagtaccggcaggtggccaacagcgatcccgctcgccacgagttcctgtgggggccccgggcccacgcggagaccagcaagctgcaagtcctggagCATTTGTTTAGACTCAACAGTGAGGGTCCCATTTCCTTCCCGTCCCTGTCTGAGGAGGCCGTGAGCaatgaggaagagggggcctga